The uncultured Carboxylicivirga sp. genomic interval TTATCCTCAAAGCATTATTTGGGCTTTTTATTTTAAGAAAGCTACTCGATTTAGTCAGTTAAAGCATTTTCAGTTATAAGAGAGGTAATAATTCTTCAAGTTTATTACTTCGTGAGCCTTTAATTAATATATACGAGTCTTTTAATTGATTCTTTTTCAGAGATGCAATACATTCTGCATTGGTGGTAAAATGTATGTATTGTTTATTTATGCCTGAGAATTCCTCGCCAATCAGTATTACTTTGTTGAATGAGCAATTGTCAATTAATTCAATAAGCTTTTGGTGTTCCTTTTCAGAATCTTTTCCTAACTCTTTCATACCACCAAGAATTACAATCTTTTTGTCTTCTTCAATTTGGTTGAAATTATCCAAAGCAACCACCATGCTTGATGGATTAGCATTGTAAGCATCCATTATAATTTTATTTTCATTCGTTTGGATAAATTGAGAGCGATTGTTAGTTGGAGAATAATTAGTTAATGCTTTATTTATTGCTTCTGGTTCAACGTCGAAGTATCTTCCAATAGCAATAGCAGCATTTATGTTTTCTAAGTTGTATGAGCCAATTAAATTAGTAGTTGTTTCGTATCTATTATTTGTTTTGTAGTCATCCCATTCAATACTTACAAAAGGATTTAATGAGGTTATTTTTGCTTCGATATTACTATTTTTTCCGTATTCAAACTTATTGGTATTTGATTTGGCCATTTCCTTCAAATGAAGATTACTTTTATTGATGAAAATTGTCTTCTCATTTTTAAGTGCATATTGGTACATTTCACCTTTTGCTTTTTTTACTCCTTCAAATGATCCAAATCCTTCAAGATGTGCTTTGCCTACGTTTGTAATCAAACAGTAATCCGGCTCAGCTATATTGCATAGTAATTCTATTTCACCCATATGATTTGCGCCCATTTCAACAATGCCAATTTCCAAATCATTCGAAAAGGAAAGGAGAGTTAACGGTACACCAATATGATTGTTGAAATTTCCGGCTGTGGCTTTAGTTTTGTATTTTTCTGAAAGAACTGTATTAATTAGCTCCTTTGAGGTGGTTTTTCCATTAGTGCCAGTGATAGATATGATGGGGAAGGTAAGGTGTTTACGGTGGTAATTAGCTAATTGTTGTAACGTTAACAGTGTATCCTCTACAATAAATACATTCTCTAGGGTGCTGAATTCTGAATTGCTACTGATTGCATAAGTGGCACCTTGGGATAAGACTTCGTCAATATATTTATTACCATCAAAATTACTGCCTTTTAAGGCTACAAACATCGAATTATCAGGGCAGTTTCTACTATCAGTTGAAATTCCTGAGGATTGGCAGAAAGCCTTATAAATATCTTTAATCTTATCCATTTTCAGAGGTATATTTTATTGATGAACGAAAATAAAAAAAAAGAGGCTGACCTGAATGGTCAACCTCTTATATCTTTGGAATTATATGCTATTATTTTTTCTTGCCTGAAATAGGGCTTCCTACACGTGTCATAGCACAACGGAAACCTAAGTCATCACGACTTTCACGTTCGTCTAAGTAACGACGAGCACCTGGAGCTAACCAATAAGCACGGTCTCTCCAACCTCCACCTTTGTATACTCTTGAACGGTCGCTCACTAAACTTCCTAAGCTACTATTAGGTGCTCCAGAGTACATGCTACCAGTACTTTTTTCTGAATCAACCCATGTTGAACCCTCAGAAATATTAGTTACTGCATCGCCATCATCAAAGTTACGGTTATCAGCAGTACGATAATTCTTGCGGTTCATAATGTCTTTGTCAGTCTCTGGTCTGTATCGAATGTGACCTAAGCTGTCTTTTTCAACAATGTAGCCTTCTTCATCAAGAACTTTTTGTTTGAATACGTTACCACGATAAGGGCTGAATTCATCCATGTCTTCGAATGATAGAGGACGGAATACATCAGCAACCCACTCGTTAACGTTACCAGCCATACAGTATAAACCATAATCGTTTGGATAATATGAGTGAACATCAACAGTAACATCACCTCCATCATTTAAGTCACCGGCCATACCCATCATATCACCATTTCCTCTTACAAAGTTAGCCATCATTTTACCTCTTTCCTTTTTATCGGCATTACGTAAGATATGACCATCCCAAGGATAGATACGACGATTTGTCATTCTTTCATCGTAAGAGTTTCCAATCAAACCTAAAGCAGCATATTCCCACTCAGCTTCGGTTGGGAGGCGATACTTTGGTAATAAAAGACCATCATCCCATCTTACACGACGACTTTCGTTATTTGGATTAAGGTCTTCCATTGGTCTTTTACCTTGGATACCTTCATATTGTCCATATAAGTATGCTTCTGTGTCAAAAACGTTTTCGTTTTGTTGATTAACATCTAATTCAAGAATACCTTCTTGTACTAAGATATTTTCGTTTACACGATCAGTACGCCATTTACAGTAGTCTTGTGCTTGAATATGATTGACACCAACTACAGGGTACTCTGCATAAGCTGGGTGACGTAAATAATTTTCAACCATTGGCTCATTGTATGCCATTGGACGACGCCAAACTAATGTGTCAGGTAAAGCCTTTCGGTATACTTCGGGGTAATCAACATACACACGGTTAATCCAGAATAAATATTCAAGGTAGTCAACATTTCGAACTTCTGTTTCATCCATGTAAAACGATGGAACAGTAACTCTACGTGGAGCATTATTCCATTCATAAAGTACATCTTGCTCAACGCGACCCATAATAAAGGTACCACCTTCAATAAATACAAGACCAGGACCTGTTTCCTGTTCGTAACCAGCCTTATATTCAAAACCACCATTGTCGGGAGTATTATATTCCCAACCTGTAGTTGATGAAACGCTTTTGTTGCCCTTACCACTTTTGCATGATGAAAAACCAACCATACTTAAAGCAAAAATAGCCAGAATAATTCCGTTTTTAATCCTCATAGCTTATAGTATTGTAATCTAATTTTCAAAAATTTATGAAACAAATTTACTTTAAAAGTAACGTTTAATTGCCTTTGTTATACTGCAAAAATATAAAAAGGTTATACCAAAAGAAGGTTTAATGCTTTTTTTTATTTGCATATATGCAAAGAGCAATTTTTCGATATTATAAACGTTAAATATAGGAAAATCTTGTGCCGAAAGAGTTATTTTTGCAGCTTTTTGTTGATAAATAGTTTTTGACTTCGGTTGTAAGCGTATGATTTAAAGTAGTATTTAAACATTGCAACGATTTTAATGTTTATTTTACACATTTGTAAATAATATGGTAAGGATAGTAATATTAGTAATATTTTCGATTTGGTTCTCAGTTGGATTAAGAGCTCAAACTATTAGTGAAACTAAAGTTATACAGTGGAATCGGTGTGATGAATCCAATCCGTTATTGAGTTTTTCAAATCAGTCAGGGGTTACGACTGAAGAATTACCATTATTAATGGTTAGATATCCATTGCCTTCAAATAATCTTACACTCCAGGACATAAAAGTAAAACTAAATGTTCTTGAACAAAATGCAACAAATGCAGTCGAAACAGCTTTGATAAAAAAAATGGATGTTAATGCTATAACTTATAGTGAAACGCACATTGTCACCATCAGGAAAAAGAACTATCTCGAAATTCAGATGGTACCTATAGTATTTAATGAAGATTTAAAAGTATATAATAAAATAAATTGTATTCAAATACAGGTAGATACAATAAAAACATCGTATTCGACTGCTTTAACAACTATCAATAATTCTTCTGTAGCTGAGCATTCTGTATTAAGTTCTGGAAGATGGATTAAAATAGGCATTACAGAATCTGGAATTCATAAAATACCATATTCGTTATTGAGTTCATGGGGATTTTCTGATGGAGCAAATGTAAAAGTATTTGGTAACGGTGGAAATATGTTACCTAAAAGTAATGGCATGAGTCGGATTGATGATTTAGCTGAAAATGCGGTTATGCATGCGAATAATGCTATTTATTTTTATGCTCAAGGACCAACAGAATGGACCTATAATACGCAACGCGATATGTTTGTACAACAAATTAATGATTATTCTGATGAAGCATATTATTTTCTAACCGAAGATGTTGGTGAAGGTAGAGAAGTTCAGGTAAGTACTGATGCTTATGATACCTATAATGTAGAAACAAATGAATATGATAGCTATGACTATTATGAGGCTGAAATGTATAATATAATCAAGTCGGGAAGAACATGGTATGGAGATCGTATAGAAGTAGGGACTCCCGTTGATTTTGAGTTTAATTTTCCAAATTTGGTAAAAGATCAACCAGTAAAGTTGTTAACTAATGTAATAGGGCGTTCAAGTTCAGTATCATATATGAATATATTTGTAAATGGTTCAGAACAAGCATTACATAGTATATCTATTCCTTCGGTAACCTACGGTACGACGACGGGAAATGCTGCTCAAAAAGGGATAGCTGATGCTTCATTTTATAGTAATTCAAATACTATTCAGGTTGGTCTAGAATATCGTTCTAATTCAGGTGGCGCATATTCATATTTAAATTATTTATGTATAAACGCTAAGGAGTCTTTAATATTAAATGATGAATTAGCCTTTCGGAATAAGGATGTTATAGGAAATAGCAATGTGGTAAGATATTATATTGATAATACGAATAACAACTCTATATTGTGGAATATTACCAATCACACATCACCTGTTTCTATTAATTTGGAGGACTATGGAAATAAAAGGGGATTTACCGCCGAAGCCAGATATTTAAAAGAGTATATAGTATTTAATCCTTCAGCAAATTTTCCACAACCAACATTTTTAGAAGAAGTTTCTAATCAGGATTTGCATGGAGCTACGGTTCCGGAAATGCTAATTGTTGCGAATCCTATATTTAAAGATCAGGCAGAAAGACTAGCCGCTTTGCATTTAGAACATTCTGGTTTGCAGTGCTTGGTAGTTGAGCCGGAACTGGTGTATAATGAATTCTCATCCGGTCAACCTGATGTTTGTGCACTACGAGATTATGCTCGCTTTTTATATGAAAAACAAGATGGGTTTAAATATTTATTGTTGTTTGGCAATGGTTCATATGATAATAGAAGTATCGATTCTGATAATACCAATTTTATATTAACTTATCAATCAGAAAACTCAATTAATTTTTCAAATTCATATGTGTCAGATGATTTTTATGGCTTTCTGGATTTAAATGAGGGTGAAAATATTCAAACTAATAAGCTGGATATAGGTATTGGAAGATTTCCTGTGAATAACACAATGGAGGCGAAGGCTGTCGTTGATAAAATAGAAAATTATCTCTTCGGTTCTGATTATAGTAATTGGAAAGGTACTTTAACATTTGTTGGGGATGATGGGGATAGTAATCTTCATATGTGGCAGGCTGATTCGCTAACTAGAATGGTTAACACGAGTAATCCTGAATTCGACATCAATAAAATTTATCTGGATGCCTATGTTAAGGAGACAAACACTGCTGGTGATCGTTATCCAGATGCACATGATGCGATTATGGACGCCATTGGTAATGGAACACTGATTTTTAATTATACAGGTCATGGAAGTGAAAATCAATTGGCACATGAAAATATTTTAAATCGTACGGATATTCAGGGATTAACCAACGCTAATAAGTTGCCTTTATTTGTAACAGCAACATGTGAATTTAGCCGTTTTGATGATAAGACGCTTAGAGACGGTTCTGCTGGTGAGGCAGTGTTAATATCTCCTAATGGTGGTGGAATTGGGCTTTTAACTACAACACGCGTAGCTTGGTCTAATTCTAATTTTTCATTAAATAAAACACTATATGAAAATATATTTCAGCAGGGTGAGTACGGAGAAATACCTCGATTGGGGGATATTATTTGTAAAACTAAAAATGCAATAAGCAATACTATTAATAAATTGAATTTTACATTGTTAGGCGACCCAGCATTGCAGTTGGCTTATCCAAGTAACAATATATTAATTGAAAAGCTAAATGGAGAAACTAATCCGGAAAAACAAGACACTTTAAAAGCCTTAGATTTAGTAAATATAGAAGGTTTAGTCGATGGAGAACAAACTGATATTTTTAAATCAGGAACAGTAAACGTCAGAGTATTTGATAAACCTGTTACTGCTACAACACAGGGGAATACGGGTAATGTTCCTTTTGGATATGAGGTGTTTGAAAGTCGGATTTTTAATGGAGATGTGGATGTAAAAGATGGTCGTTTTACGGTTTCTTTTATGGTACCTAAAGATATTAAATACAATGTTGATAATGGAAGAGTTAGTTTTTATGGATCAGATACTGATTTAAATGAAGCGTTTGGTGCCAGTAATACAATTAAAGTTGGTAGCATGACGAACAATCCTCCAGATGATAATGAAGGGCCTGAAATAGTAGCGTGGTTAAACGACGAAAGTTTTGAAAATGGCGATATTACAGGATCTAGTCCTATTTTAGAAGCTAATTTTTTCGATGAGAGTGGTATAAATGCTAGTGGAGTTGGTATTGGGCATGACATAACGCTAACGATAGATGATAACAGAGCTAATTCAATTATTCTAAATGATTATTACAGCTCAGTAAACAATACCTATAAGAAAGGGAGCTTATCATATCAGCTTCCTGCGTTAGAAAAAGGAGATCATGTATTGCAGTTAAAGGCTTGGGATAATGTAAACAATTCATCAACCATAGAACTTTCATTTAAAGTTGAAATTTCTGGAGAATTGAAAATATCAAATTCAATGTTATACCCTAATCCAATCAGATCTTCCGAAACTGTATTTATTTCGTTTGAACATGATTCTCCCAACTCAACCTTAAATACTACATTACGTCTTTATGATTTAAGTGGAAGAAGAATCGATGAGGTTAGTCAGCAGGTTCCTTCTGTTGGAATTGCAGTTACGGCTTTTCAATATCAGATTCCTTCTGTTGTGAGAAGAGGGATGTATATCTTAAAAAGTGACTTTTCAACTAATGAAGGACAACAAGGTAGTTTCTCAAAAAAAATATTGGTGATAGAATAATATTTAGAAAAAAACACAGTTTGTTTTATAATAGTCAGGGGAAGACATTAATTTTGAAATTTCAAAAATGAATAATAGAATTAGTATGAAGAAGAATTTATTAAAGATTGGAACAGCACTCATTATCCTGTCTTTAAACTTTATATTTATAGAGGCTCAAACACCAATACAAACCGCTGTACCATTCTTAAATATTAATCCAGAATCACGGTCTGGAGGTATGGGAGATGTAGGTGCAGCTACTTCGCCAGATATGAATTCGCAACATTTAAATCCTGCCAAATATGCTTTTATCGAAAGTAGCATGGGGGTGTCTGTATCTTTTACTCCGTGGTTAAGATCTTTGGTAAATGATATTAATATGTATTATGTAACTTATCATTACCGAATGGATAAGATGCAAACATTAAGTGCATCGTTAAGATATTTTTCAATGGGGCAAATTACATTTACAGGTGCTGATGGAACTGACCAGTATACAGGTAGTCCCAATGAATTTGCATTAGATGCAGCATATTCAAGAATTTTATCAGAAAAATTCTCAGGAGCGGTTGCTTTCCGATATATCAGATCTGATTTAACTAATGGGTATGGAGATAACGGAGCTTTAAGTGCTGGTAACGCATTTGCTGCCGATGTTGCTTTTTACTTTGTTAATCCAATGAGGGTAAATCGAAATGACGCAGAATTTTCTGCTGGTTTAAATATTTCTAATATTGGATCAAAAATTAGTTACGATAAGGTGAATAAAGAGTTTATACCAACTAACATAAAATTGGGGGTTGGTTTTGCCATGGATATGGATAAATACAACTCAATTTCGTTTGCTTTAGATGCTAATAAACTATTGGTACCGTCAGCACAATTAAGTGGTGATGGAGAAGATATGACAGGTTTGTCAGTTCCTGCAGCAATATTTAAATCGTTTGGAGATCACACTGATGGTTTTTCAGGTGAACTGCAGGAGATCACCGTTTCGCTGGGGGCCGAGTATTGGTATGATAAACAATTTGCATTAAGAGCTGGTTATTTTCATGAAAACGAAAATCAAGGAAATCGTAAATTTGCTTCTGCGGGTGCAGGATTACGATTTAATGCCTTTCAATTAGATGCATCTTATATTATTCCAATTGTAGCAAATAATCCACTTGGAAATACAATGCGTTTTTCCTTATCGTTTGATTTAAGTGAGATGAATGGAGGTAATAAAAAGAAACGTAGATAAAGAGTTATGAAAATAAGAGTTGGCTTTGGATACGATGTTCATAAGTTGGGCCAAGGAGAAGAATTATGGATAGGTGGAATCAAAGTTGATCATAGTAAAGGAAGTATAGGTCATTCAGATGGTGATGTTTTAATACATGCCATCTGCGATGCTTTATTAGGTGCTGCAAATATGCGCGATATTGGTTTTCACTTCCCCGATACTGATCCATCATTAAAGGGCATTGATAGTAAAATCATATTACGAAAAACGGTTGAGTTAATCACTGATAAAGGATTTTCTATCGGTAATATTGATTCAACAATTGCATTGCAAAAACCAAAGCTCAAAGATTTGATCCCTACAATGCAAAAGGTACTGGCCGAGAATATGGGAGTTGATATGGAAGATGTTGCCATAAAAGCCACTACAACCGAGAAGTTAGGCTTTGTAGGAACCGAAGATGGAATAGCTGCTTATGCTACAGTATTGATTTCAAAATAAAGTGAGATGAATGAGGTTGAAAAGTTGGTTCAGGAAAAAGATGCAATAGTTCTTTATTTTTCACATGATGGATGTAGCGTTTGTAAGGTTCTTAAACCGAAGGTGAAAGAACTAATAGAAGAAAAATACCCGAAGAGTGAATTTGCCTATATTAATACTGTTGAACAACCCGAAATAGCTGCTAGTTATCAGGTTTTTGCAGTGCCAACGGTATTAGTCTATTTTCAAGGTAAAGAGTATTATCGTTTTAGTCGTAATATCGGATTGACTCAAATAGATGAAGCAATAGCACGACCTTATCAACTTTTATTTTAATTATACGATTCTCCACATAAGCAATATTTCTAGCGTTAGGCCGTTTTTAGCTTTGTAATAAATGTTTATTTTTGAGTTTTATTAAACAATGGAGTTAATGCCCTTTTTGTCGAAATCTTACCGAAATATTTTTCTTTTTGTTATTGTTTCACTTCTTTTTTCTTGTTCAGGAGGAAAGAAAATGGGTAATGCCAATAAGGCATATCTTATTGGGGAGTACGACAGGGGTGCTAAGCAGTTCAAAAAAGCTTATAAGAAAGAAAAGAATAAGTACACGCAAGGTGAGATTTCGTTTTACATGGGCGAATGTTATCGACACACCAACAAGTATAATAAGGCAGCAAGTAGTTATAAACGGAGTGTAAGATATAAATATGAAAATATTGATGCAGAGCTCTACATGGCACAATGTTATCTGGCAACAGGTAAATACGACGATGCTGAAGAGGCTTTTAAAAGTTACCTTGATAAAAAAGCGTTAGACAGAAGAGCTCAAAACGGATTAGCTTCCATTCGGTTGGTTGAATCCGATTCAATAAAAACCCGTTATCAGGTTGAAAAAATTAAAGGCTTAAGTACTACTCGTTACAGTGATTTTTGTCCTGGATATGCCAGTACCGACTATGATCAGGTATATTTCTCTTCGATGCGAACCGAGAAAAAGGCAAAGCGACGAAGTAGGATTACAGGTCAAGGTGTCTCTAATATATATATGTCGAGGATTGATGCTAAAGGTGATTGGACTGATCCTGAAATGATAGATGAATCAATCAATACGCAGTTTGATGAAGGTTCAGGAACCATGTCTTCAGACGGTAAAACAATGTATTTTACCAAGTGCCCATATAATAACGAAGAACCATTGACCGCGCAAATTTTCGAGGTAACTCGTTCGGGAGGCAAGTGGGGAGAACCAACGCAAATTGCTATTGGTGGCGATAGCTTATTAGTGGCGCATCCGGCTATTTCGCCCGATGGTAATACTCTTTATTTTGTTAGTGATATGCCAGGTGGTGAAGGCGGAAAAGATATATGGAAAGCTGCTAAAGGAGGTGAAAGTGGATGGGGCGAACCTATAAATATGGGAAATGTAATCAATACTCCGGGTGATGAAATGTTTCCTTATGTTCGAGATGATGGTAGTCTTTATTTTGCTTCTAACGGACATGTGGGATATGGTGGTTTAGATATTTATCGGGCTGTTTTTGATGAGGAAGCTGGCTATTATAGAGTTTCTAATTTGGGAAAACCCATCAATAGCGAGGGCGATGATTTTGGTATTGTGTTCAAAGGCATGGAAGAAGAAGGTTTGTTAAGCTCTTCGCGAGGTAGCTCCAAAGGTGTTGATAATATTTACTCGTTTATTCTTCCAAAACTAGAATTTAGTATGAAGGGGCGTGTTTTTGCTCAGAACGAAGAAACACCTATAACCGAAGCATATGTCCGTCTGATCGGTAGTGATGGTACCAATATCAAACTGAATGTTAAAGAAGATGGTGCATTTGGGTTTCAATTAAAAAAGCAAACCGATTATGTTTTTATGGTAGCTTCAAAAGGGTATTTTAACTACAAACACAAATTTACAACTGTTGGTTTAAGCGATAATAAAGAGTTTGAATTTGATGTGCCAATGATGCCAATGGAAGATGCTATTATGTTTCAGAATTTATATTTCGAGAAAGGTAAATACGATTTAAATAATGATTCGAAGCAAGAGTTAGATCGTTTGGTTGCCATACTGGATATGAATCAAAGCATTGTATTGGATATTGCAGCACATGCATCGGGTGAGGGAAGCGAAACTGAATCGATTGTGTTGAGTCAGAAGAGGGCCGAAGCTGTAATGAATTATTTACTATCAAAAGGTGTAAAAACACAACGTCTATCAGCTAAAGGATATGGAGATACGCAACCGGTTGAAGTGAATGCTAAATTGGCTCGTAAATATGATTTTTTAGTACAAGGAACTACTTTAACACCAGTTATTATTGGACAAATGCGTGGAAATGCTAATAAACGTACCGCCAACGAAATAAATCGTAGAATAGAGTTTAAGATTCACAAAAACGAAGACTCAGAATAGTTGTTTGATCCATTGAATAAGTGGATCAGCCAGATAAGTTAGGGCGAAAGTCCATAATAATATACCGGCAATCATATAAAACAGAAACTTCTTTCTTTCGGTCAAAACCATCATCCCTATAAGTAAAGATAAGATTGGGCCGATTAGTCCGGTTACCATTAAACCTAGTGCAGCCACTCCATATTTATCCATCCACTTAGTGAATTTCTTTTTATTATTTTCGAGTTTCTTTTGGCCAAATTTATTCATCAGCCAAGATCGAAATCGATCTCCTGCAAAAAACAGGATTACAATAAGAGAGATGGATCCTAATGCAGTACAAACGGCTGATTCCACCGGGCTTAATCCCATAGCCAATCCTAATGGCACTCCTTTATATATTCCTGCTGCTCCTGTTAGATAAACAGCTATATATTTTGCTAATTCTTCCATTTAGTAGTTTGAGGCTGCAATTATACTAATATTCGTGAATACCTAAAAGCGGCATTATTCCTACGGTTTGATGTTTTTATTTGAGTTATAAGATATAGAAGTAATAGCTTAGTTGTGTTTTTTACCCATTTGTTGAGCAATAAAACTAATAATGATGAGCTGAATGGCATGGTATAGCATTATAGGAAGTAATAATAATCCCAAACTAGCCGAGCCTTTAAATAGAACTCCTGCCATAACTGTTCCGTGGGCAAGCGATTTTTTCGATCCACAAAAAAGAGCTGTGATTCGATCTACTCGTTTAAGTTTTACCCAGCTACTCACTAGATTAATTAAGGTATAAACCAATATAAATAGTAGGATTACGGCTATGGT includes:
- a CDS encoding small multi-drug export protein, with protein sequence MEELAKYIAVYLTGAAGIYKGVPLGLAMGLSPVESAVCTALGSISLIVILFFAGDRFRSWLMNKFGQKKLENNKKKFTKWMDKYGVAALGLMVTGLIGPILSLLIGMMVLTERKKFLFYMIAGILLWTFALTYLADPLIQWIKQLF